Proteins found in one Rhodobacter capsulatus SB 1003 genomic segment:
- the rbbA gene encoding ribosome-associated ATPase/putative transporter RbbA, whose translation MQPVARLSGVSHRYGAVTALDAVTLDIPVGVMAGLIGPDGVGKSTLMALVAGVRRVQTGLVESLGGSMESRAHRAAVAPRIAYMPQGLGRNLYPTLSVTENLQFFGRLFGQGAAERAERIAMLLDATGLAPFPDRPAGKLSGGMKQKLGLCAALIHDPDLLILDEPTTGVDPLSRRQFWELIARVRATRPGMSVLTATAYMEEADRFDWIAAMDGGRVIATGAPADLRARTGAQSLEEAFVALLPEEIRARHTPVPVLPRPANQGRIAIEAEGLVKRFGAFTAVDHVGFSIPEGEIFGFLGSNGCGKTTTMKMLTGLLDPTEGTTKLFGRELGRSDMAARLGIGYMSQAFSLYGELTVRQNLILHARLYGVAPERRAARVAEVMAEFDLAAVAEAMPESLPLGQRQRLQLAVAMIHEPPILILDEPTSGVDPVARDGFWTVLMRLSRDKGVTIFISTHFMNEAARCDRISLMHAGRVLELGTPAEIVARRGADTLEAAFISVLEAEGDGDDAPPEARMPAPAAAPKGRGLAALTRLYAYSWRETLELARDPIRLFFALLGPVILMLAMGFGISFDVDRLSFAVLDQDQSAESRRLTEGFTSIPQFAEAPPFASPAELPGRMGLGGLTLALDIPEGFGRDLHRGAVPEIGLTFDGAMPFRAQTAQGYALGVLQDFSDKIAAEEGIGQTAKVGFETRYLFNQAFESANAMVPSVLMLILMLVPAVMAAVSVVREKETGTIANFQSTPVSRIEFLVGKQLPYLALAWLSFWVLVTLGVTVFGVPLSGSLPALAFAALVYVTATTGFGQLISAFTRTQVAAVFATAVVAIIPTVNFSGLVVPVSSLGEGGRIFGLAFPGAWFQPVSVGAFLKGFGWPEAMTAASVLGLFAAVYLGLAILSLPKQER comes from the coding sequence ATGCAGCCCGTTGCCCGGCTGAGCGGCGTTTCCCATCGCTACGGCGCGGTGACCGCGCTTGACGCGGTGACGCTCGATATTCCCGTCGGCGTGATGGCCGGGCTGATCGGCCCCGATGGCGTCGGCAAATCGACGCTGATGGCGCTGGTGGCCGGGGTGCGGCGGGTGCAGACCGGCCTTGTCGAAAGCCTCGGCGGGTCGATGGAGAGCCGCGCCCATCGTGCCGCCGTCGCCCCGCGCATCGCCTATATGCCGCAAGGTCTGGGGCGGAACCTTTACCCGACGCTGAGCGTGACCGAGAACCTGCAGTTCTTCGGGCGGCTGTTCGGTCAGGGCGCGGCCGAGCGGGCCGAGCGCATCGCGATGCTGCTGGACGCCACCGGCCTTGCGCCCTTTCCCGACCGTCCGGCGGGCAAGCTCTCGGGCGGGATGAAACAGAAGCTGGGCCTGTGCGCCGCGCTGATCCATGACCCGGATCTGTTGATCCTTGACGAGCCCACGACCGGCGTCGATCCGCTGTCGCGGCGGCAGTTCTGGGAGCTGATCGCCCGGGTCCGCGCCACCCGGCCCGGCATGAGCGTGCTGACCGCAACCGCTTACATGGAAGAGGCCGACCGTTTCGACTGGATCGCCGCGATGGACGGGGGCCGGGTCATCGCCACCGGGGCGCCCGCCGATCTGCGCGCGCGGACCGGGGCGCAAAGTCTGGAAGAGGCCTTCGTCGCGCTTCTGCCCGAGGAAATCCGCGCCCGGCACACGCCGGTGCCGGTGCTGCCGCGCCCGGCAAATCAGGGCCGCATCGCCATCGAGGCCGAGGGGCTGGTGAAACGCTTCGGCGCCTTCACCGCGGTCGATCACGTCGGCTTTTCGATCCCCGAGGGCGAGATCTTCGGCTTTCTGGGCTCGAACGGCTGCGGCAAGACCACGACAATGAAGATGCTGACCGGGCTTCTGGACCCGACCGAGGGCACGACGAAGCTCTTCGGTCGCGAACTGGGCCGGTCCGACATGGCGGCGCGGCTGGGCATCGGCTACATGTCGCAGGCGTTTTCGCTTTATGGCGAGCTGACGGTGCGGCAAAACCTGATCCTGCATGCGCGGCTTTACGGCGTGGCCCCCGAGCGGCGTGCGGCCCGGGTGGCCGAGGTGATGGCGGAATTCGATCTGGCCGCGGTGGCCGAGGCGATGCCCGAAAGCCTGCCGCTGGGGCAGCGCCAGCGGCTGCAACTGGCCGTGGCGATGATCCACGAACCGCCGATCCTGATTTTGGACGAGCCCACCTCGGGCGTCGATCCGGTGGCGCGCGACGGGTTCTGGACGGTGCTGATGCGGCTCTCGCGCGACAAGGGCGTGACGATCTTCATCTCGACCCATTTCATGAACGAGGCGGCGCGTTGCGACCGGATCTCGCTGATGCATGCGGGGCGCGTGCTGGAGTTGGGCACGCCCGCCGAGATCGTCGCGCGGCGCGGCGCCGACACGCTGGAGGCCGCCTTCATTTCCGTGCTGGAGGCCGAGGGGGACGGCGACGATGCCCCGCCCGAGGCCCGGATGCCCGCCCCCGCCGCGGCGCCGAAGGGCAGGGGGCTGGCCGCCCTCACCCGGCTTTACGCCTATTCCTGGCGCGAGACGCTGGAACTGGCCCGCGATCCGATCCGGCTTTTCTTCGCGCTTCTGGGCCCCGTGATCCTGATGCTGGCGATGGGGTTCGGGATTTCCTTTGACGTCGACCGGCTGTCTTTCGCGGTGCTGGATCAGGATCAAAGCGCCGAAAGCCGCCGCCTGACCGAGGGCTTCACCTCGATCCCGCAATTCGCCGAAGCCCCGCCCTTTGCCAGCCCGGCCGAGCTGCCGGGCCGGATGGGGCTGGGCGGGCTGACGCTGGCGCTGGATATCCCCGAGGGTTTCGGGCGCGATCTGCACCGCGGCGCGGTGCCGGAAATCGGCCTGACCTTTGACGGCGCGATGCCGTTTCGGGCCCAGACCGCGCAGGGCTATGCCCTTGGCGTGCTGCAGGATTTCAGCGACAAGATCGCCGCCGAGGAAGGGATCGGACAGACCGCCAAGGTCGGCTTCGAGACCCGCTATCTCTTCAATCAGGCGTTTGAGAGCGCCAATGCCATGGTGCCTTCGGTGCTGATGCTGATCCTGATGCTGGTCCCCGCGGTGATGGCGGCGGTCAGCGTCGTGCGCGAAAAGGAAACCGGCACGATCGCGAATTTCCAATCCACCCCGGTCAGCCGGATCGAGTTTCTGGTCGGCAAGCAGCTGCCCTATCTGGCGCTGGCCTGGCTCAGTTTCTGGGTGCTGGTGACGCTTGGAGTGACGGTCTTTGGCGTGCCGCTTTCGGGCAGCCTGCCCGCGCTGGCCTTTGCGGCGCTGGTCTATGTCACCGCCACGACCGGCTTTGGCCAGCTGATCTCGGCCTTCACCCGGACGCAGGTGGCGGCGGTCTTTGCCACCGCCGTCGTCGCGATCATCCCCACGGTGAACTTTTCCGGGCTGGTGGTGCCGGTGTCGTCTTTGGGCGAAGGCGGGCGGATCTTCGGTCTGGCCTTTCCGGGCGCCTGGTTCCAGCCGGTCTCGGTCGGGGCCTTCCTCAAGGGCTTCGGCTGGCCCGAGGCGATGACCGCCGCATCCGTCCTTGGCCTTTTCGCGGCGGTCTATCTGGGGCTGGCGATCCTGTCCCTTCCCAAGCAGGAGCGGTGA
- a CDS encoding efflux RND transporter permease subunit, which translates to MARFFIDRPIFAWVIALVIMGVGALAILRLPVSQYPSIASPAVVIQAAYPGASAETVTDTVVQVIEKQMTGLDGLRYLKSDTTATGRATITLTFALGTDPDIAQVQVQNKLAQAEASLPEAVTRQGVTVEKSTTGFLMVAALISPDKSRSSVELSDYMNASMVESFSRLKGVGAVTVFGSEHAMRIWLDPGKLKAYDMAPAAVIAAVKGQNAQISAGSFGALPAPEGQMLNATITAQSLLKTPADFERIVLRADTDGGLVLLRDVARVELGAESYDINAFYNGTPSAGMAIQLASGANALDTAKLVKDKLAELAPYFPSGMEYVIPYDTTPFVTLSIEEVIKTLFEAIVLVVLVMLVFLHNLRATLIPTLAVPVVLLGTFGVMAASGFSINTLTMLAMVLAIGLLVDDAIVVVENVERIMAEEHLSPREATRKSMGEISGALVGIALVLSAVFVPMAFFGGSTGEIYKQFSVTIVSAMALSVLVALVFTPALCATILKPHAEAKGGFANWFGGHFETRFGRLTRGYGGITRWVVANPLKGLVVYACLVAAMGALYLRTPTAFLPDEDQGVLMTLIQTPSGTTAAETKKVVEQVEGYWRAAEADNVEALFSVVGFSFAGQGQNMAMMFIKLKDWEDRPGPQNGAQAIAGRAFGPLMGGIKEAIVIPIVPPPVLELGNSNGFTAFLQARSGQSHEDLLNARNQLLGMAGQSPKLMAVRPNGVEDAAQFRLDIDWAKAGAVGLTAADVGDFLNTIWSSAYVNDFLHEGRVKRVYVQGEPWARSTPADFALWRVPNANGDFVSLSTFATEKWVYGPQQIVRYDALPAMEIQGSPVPGLSSGAAMTEMETLAAQLPPGFALQWSGLSLEEKEAGNNAMALYALSLAAVFLCLAALYESWVIPVAVILAMPVGIIGALIGAWLGGQANGVYFQVGLLTVVGLTGKNGIMIVEFARDRMRTLGEDALTAAVEAARLRFRPILMTSLAFTLGVVPLILSTGAGAGAREAIGYTTLFGTLTGTGLAIFFVPLFFRLTNAMFTRRKSPAAA; encoded by the coding sequence ATGGCGCGTTTCTTCATTGACCGGCCGATCTTCGCCTGGGTCATCGCGCTGGTGATCATGGGGGTGGGGGCGCTTGCGATCCTGCGCCTGCCGGTGTCGCAATATCCCTCGATCGCCTCGCCCGCGGTCGTCATTCAGGCGGCCTATCCGGGCGCTTCGGCGGAAACCGTCACCGATACCGTGGTGCAGGTGATCGAAAAGCAGATGACCGGCCTTGACGGGTTGCGCTATCTGAAATCCGACACCACCGCGACGGGCCGGGCCACGATCACGCTCACCTTCGCGCTCGGCACCGATCCCGACATCGCGCAGGTGCAGGTGCAAAACAAGCTGGCGCAAGCCGAGGCGAGCCTGCCCGAAGCCGTCACCCGGCAGGGCGTGACGGTCGAGAAATCGACGACCGGCTTTTTGATGGTGGCGGCGCTGATTTCGCCCGACAAGTCCCGGTCTTCGGTCGAGCTGTCCGATTACATGAACGCCTCGATGGTCGAGAGCTTCTCGCGGCTCAAGGGCGTGGGGGCGGTCACCGTCTTCGGCTCGGAACATGCGATGCGGATCTGGCTCGATCCGGGCAAGCTCAAGGCCTATGACATGGCGCCCGCCGCGGTGATCGCCGCGGTGAAGGGGCAGAATGCGCAGATCTCGGCCGGGTCGTTCGGGGCCTTGCCCGCGCCCGAGGGGCAGATGCTGAATGCCACGATCACCGCGCAATCGCTGCTGAAAACCCCCGCGGATTTCGAGCGTATCGTGCTGCGCGCCGATACCGATGGCGGGCTGGTCTTGCTGCGCGATGTCGCGCGGGTGGAGCTGGGCGCGGAAAGCTACGACATCAACGCCTTTTACAACGGCACCCCCTCGGCCGGGATGGCGATCCAGCTGGCTTCGGGGGCGAATGCGCTCGACACGGCGAAGCTGGTCAAGGACAAGCTGGCGGAACTGGCGCCCTATTTCCCCTCGGGGATGGAATACGTCATTCCCTATGACACGACGCCCTTTGTCACCCTCTCGATCGAGGAAGTGATCAAGACCCTGTTCGAGGCCATCGTGCTGGTCGTGCTGGTCATGCTCGTCTTCCTGCACAATCTGCGCGCGACGCTGATCCCGACGCTGGCGGTGCCGGTGGTGCTTTTGGGCACCTTTGGCGTGATGGCGGCCTCTGGCTTTTCGATCAACACCCTGACCATGCTGGCCATGGTTCTTGCCATCGGGCTTTTGGTCGATGACGCCATCGTCGTCGTCGAAAACGTCGAGCGGATCATGGCCGAGGAACACCTTTCCCCGCGCGAGGCGACGCGGAAATCGATGGGGGAAATCTCGGGCGCGCTGGTGGGGATTGCGCTGGTGCTCTCGGCGGTCTTCGTGCCGATGGCCTTCTTTGGCGGCTCGACCGGCGAGATCTACAAGCAATTCTCGGTCACCATCGTTTCGGCCATGGCGCTTTCGGTTCTGGTTGCGCTCGTCTTCACGCCCGCGCTTTGCGCCACGATCCTCAAACCCCATGCCGAGGCCAAGGGCGGTTTTGCGAACTGGTTCGGCGGCCATTTCGAGACCCGCTTCGGGCGGCTGACGCGCGGCTATGGCGGCATCACCCGCTGGGTTGTCGCCAATCCGCTCAAGGGGTTGGTCGTCTATGCCTGTCTGGTGGCGGCGATGGGGGCGCTTTATCTGCGCACCCCCACCGCGTTCCTGCCCGACGAGGATCAGGGCGTGCTGATGACGCTCATTCAGACCCCCTCGGGCACCACCGCGGCGGAAACGAAAAAGGTCGTCGAACAGGTCGAGGGCTATTGGCGCGCGGCCGAGGCGGACAATGTCGAGGCGCTGTTCTCAGTCGTCGGTTTCTCTTTCGCCGGTCAGGGCCAGAACATGGCGATGATGTTCATCAAGCTGAAGGACTGGGAGGACCGGCCGGGGCCGCAAAACGGCGCACAGGCGATTGCGGGGCGGGCCTTCGGGCCGCTGATGGGCGGCATCAAGGAGGCGATCGTGATCCCGATCGTGCCGCCGCCGGTGCTGGAGCTGGGCAATTCGAACGGCTTCACCGCCTTCCTGCAGGCGCGCTCGGGCCAGAGCCACGAAGATCTGCTGAACGCCCGCAACCAGCTTTTGGGCATGGCCGGGCAAAGCCCGAAACTGATGGCCGTGCGCCCGAACGGGGTCGAGGATGCGGCGCAGTTCCGTCTGGATATCGACTGGGCCAAGGCGGGGGCCGTGGGGCTGACCGCGGCGGATGTGGGCGATTTCCTGAACACGATCTGGTCTTCGGCCTATGTGAACGACTTCCTGCACGAAGGCCGCGTCAAGCGCGTCTATGTGCAGGGCGAGCCCTGGGCGCGCTCCACCCCGGCCGATTTCGCGCTCTGGCGGGTGCCGAATGCGAATGGCGATTTCGTCTCGCTCTCGACCTTTGCCACCGAGAAATGGGTCTACGGGCCGCAGCAGATCGTGCGCTATGACGCGCTGCCCGCGATGGAGATCCAGGGCTCGCCGGTGCCGGGCCTGTCCTCTGGGGCGGCGATGACGGAGATGGAGACGCTTGCCGCGCAATTGCCGCCCGGTTTCGCGCTGCAATGGTCGGGCCTGTCGCTGGAGGAAAAAGAGGCGGGCAACAATGCCATGGCGCTTTATGCGCTCTCGCTCGCCGCGGTCTTCCTGTGTCTGGCGGCGCTTTACGAAAGCTGGGTCATTCCGGTGGCGGTCATTCTGGCGATGCCGGTGGGCATCATCGGGGCGCTGATCGGTGCCTGGCTGGGCGGTCAGGCGAACGGGGTCTATTTCCAGGTCGGGCTGCTGACTGTTGTCGGTCTGACCGGCAAGAACGGCATCATGATCGTGGAATTTGCCCGCGACCGCATGCGGACCCTTGGCGAAGACGCGCTGACCGCCGCGGTCGAGGCCGCCCGGCTGCGCTTCCGTCCGATCCTGATGACTTCGCTCGCCTTCACCCTGGGCGTCGTGCCGCTGATCCTGTCGACCGGCGCGGGCGCGGGGGCGCGCGAGGCGATCGGCTACACCACGCTCTTCGGCACGCTGACGGGGACGGGGCTGGCGATCTTCTTCGTGCCGCTCTTCTTCCGGCTGACGAACGCGATGTTCACGCGGCGCAAGAGCCCGGCCGCCGCCTGA
- a CDS encoding HlyD family secretion protein, translated as MSLPAACRLSLALFLALGLPAQAQSPFAGLLARIEGAGDQTGVTASNGRLEAQSVDVAGKYAGRLTEVTAAEGQMVEAGAVLARLDDRDAQAKLLAAEAAVLQAEAAKAGAEAAVMQAQSALDVAVTTRTRVTTLHAEGHAAQAVLDDAVNGATAAAASLASARAQVQNATALIAAAEASREQAKIALEDLVIRAPIRGRVLYRLHEPGEVIAAGTPVVTLLDLTDVYMVLYLPASVVGTLALNDEARLVLDPVPQYVVPARVSFVAPQAQFTPKSVETSTERADLVFRVKLAIPRDLLLRFADSVKVGVRGIGFVRATPDTPWPADLAVKLPE; from the coding sequence ATGTCCTTGCCCGCCGCCTGCCGCCTCTCTCTTGCGCTGTTTCTGGCCCTTGGCCTTCCCGCGCAGGCGCAATCGCCCTTTGCCGGGCTTCTGGCGCGGATCGAGGGGGCGGGGGATCAGACCGGCGTGACCGCCTCGAACGGGCGGCTGGAGGCGCAAAGCGTCGATGTCGCCGGGAAATATGCCGGGCGGCTGACCGAGGTCACGGCCGCCGAAGGGCAGATGGTCGAGGCGGGGGCAGTGCTGGCGCGGCTTGACGACCGCGATGCGCAGGCGAAATTGCTGGCGGCCGAGGCGGCGGTGCTGCAGGCCGAGGCGGCCAAGGCGGGCGCCGAAGCGGCGGTGATGCAGGCGCAAAGCGCGCTCGACGTGGCGGTGACGACCCGGACCCGCGTCACCACGCTGCATGCCGAGGGCCATGCGGCGCAGGCGGTTTTGGACGATGCGGTGAACGGGGCAACGGCGGCGGCGGCCTCGCTCGCCTCGGCGCGGGCGCAGGTGCAAAACGCCACCGCGCTGATCGCCGCGGCCGAGGCCAGCCGCGAACAGGCGAAGATCGCGCTGGAAGATCTGGTGATCCGCGCGCCGATCCGCGGCCGGGTGCTCTACCGGCTGCACGAGCCGGGCGAGGTGATCGCGGCGGGCACGCCCGTGGTGACGCTGCTCGATCTGACCGATGTTTACATGGTGCTCTATCTGCCCGCGTCTGTCGTGGGGACCTTGGCGCTGAATGACGAGGCGCGGCTGGTTCTGGACCCGGTGCCGCAATATGTGGTGCCCGCGCGGGTCAGTTTCGTTGCGCCCCAAGCGCAATTCACCCCGAAATCGGTTGAAACCAGCACCGAGCGCGCGGACCTCGTGTTCCGCGTCAAGCTGGCGATCCCGCGCGATCTGCTCTTGCGCTTTGCCGACAGCGTCAAGGTCGGCGTGCGCGGCATCGGCTTCGTGCGCGCGACGCCCGACACGCCCTGGCCCGCCGATCTGGCGGTGAAGCTGCCCGAGTAG
- a CDS encoding efflux RND transporter periplasmic adaptor subunit yields MSFPKSLGLLLLLLPMPVLAQQAQGPAPVTTVIAHAQDLTLNARLPGRIKASTEAEVRPQVSGILRGRLFEEGSVVTEGQPLYKIEDESYQAAVAAAQAAVAQAKASRDLAVLEEKRAVELFASRAGSAQNRDSAVATRAAADAAVQAAEAQLKSATIELDRTTIRAPIAGVIGLTQATPGALVAAQQASPLATIRALDPVHVDVTQSATDILRLTSTAEGRAMRALGEAGLILADGTAYPIKGRLEAAEPRVEPTTGMVTLRMSFPNPDHILLPGMYVEVDLPQALARGAFALPQNVVMREPSGGAYVWVVEDGKVAQKPVTVATARGSDWIVTGGLKDGDQVISSGFQKTGPGAPVTVVPAEAQ; encoded by the coding sequence ATGTCGTTTCCGAAATCCCTTGGGCTTTTGCTGCTGCTTCTGCCCATGCCCGTCCTTGCGCAGCAGGCGCAGGGCCCGGCCCCCGTCACCACCGTCATCGCCCATGCGCAGGATCTGACGCTGAACGCCCGTCTGCCCGGCCGGATCAAGGCCTCGACCGAGGCGGAGGTGCGCCCGCAGGTCTCGGGCATCCTGCGCGGGCGGTTGTTCGAGGAGGGTTCGGTCGTGACCGAGGGCCAGCCGCTCTACAAGATCGAGGACGAAAGCTATCAGGCCGCGGTGGCGGCGGCGCAGGCCGCGGTGGCGCAGGCGAAAGCCTCGCGCGATCTGGCGGTTCTGGAAGAAAAACGCGCGGTCGAGCTTTTCGCCTCGCGGGCGGGCTCGGCGCAGAACCGCGATTCCGCGGTGGCGACGCGGGCGGCGGCCGATGCGGCGGTGCAGGCGGCCGAGGCGCAGCTGAAAAGCGCCACGATCGAGCTCGATCGCACCACGATCCGCGCCCCCATCGCCGGGGTGATCGGTCTGACCCAGGCGACGCCCGGCGCGCTGGTCGCGGCGCAGCAGGCCAGCCCCTTGGCGACGATCCGGGCGCTGGATCCGGTGCATGTCGACGTGACGCAATCGGCGACCGACATCCTGCGCCTGACCTCGACCGCCGAGGGCCGGGCGATGCGGGCCCTGGGCGAGGCCGGGCTGATCCTGGCCGATGGCACGGCCTATCCGATCAAGGGCAGGCTTGAAGCCGCCGAGCCGCGGGTGGAACCCACGACCGGCATGGTTACCTTGCGGATGAGCTTTCCGAACCCCGATCACATCCTTCTGCCCGGGATGTATGTCGAGGTGGACCTGCCGCAGGCGCTGGCGCGGGGCGCCTTTGCGCTGCCGCAAAATGTGGTGATGCGCGAGCCCTCGGGCGGGGCCTATGTCTGGGTCGTCGAAGACGGCAAGGTGGCGCAAAAGCCGGTCACTGTGGCGACGGCGCGGGGCTCTGACTGGATCGTGACCGGGGGGCTGAAAGACGGCGATCAGGTGATTTCCTCGGGCTTTCAGAAGACCGGACCCGGGGCGCCGGTGACCGTCGTTCCGGCGGAGGCGCAATAA
- a CDS encoding efflux transporter outer membrane subunit — MYVNPQEAVRSVGPEREGQGMVRIGRRGFLLGATAALAGCAQVDYAAPAAKVPATFEAAAPGRAAAGPWWSAFRDPTLDQLIAAGRARNLDVLQAIAAIEEARASVSGAGAADLPQVSGTLKDTRGNTSGTGIAESRSGALAVGWTADLFGANRANRAAASARLDAAYASADVARLVMEGAIAQAYAELRYQQASIALTRKSLESRRKSLELTRAQVESGTAGRLELLQAEQLVAEGEAQLPGYETAFDQALVTLATLTAQPVSALRPQLSRGAGQPRPRFKASVGVPADVLRTRPDVRLAERNYAAAVYDIGVAKAAFYPSVTLSGSVTPTHVRDANTIRYWAVGPSLNLPIFTGGANQANLRGAEARAVQAKLAWEKAVLTAIDEVESALAAYNRDGRNIAAQTHLVATSAETLELSRTNYSLGEGDFMTVLDAERSYLSAQQSAAAAEWSRAADFITLSIAAAGGLR, encoded by the coding sequence ATGTATGTAAATCCGCAAGAAGCGGTCCGGTCGGTCGGGCCGGAACGGGAAGGACAGGGCATGGTGCGGATCGGGCGGCGGGGATTTCTTCTGGGGGCGACGGCGGCGCTGGCGGGCTGCGCGCAGGTCGATTACGCGGCCCCCGCGGCCAAGGTTCCGGCCACTTTCGAGGCGGCGGCGCCGGGGCGGGCGGCCGCGGGGCCGTGGTGGTCGGCCTTCCGCGATCCGACGCTCGATCAGCTGATCGCGGCGGGGCGGGCGCGCAACCTTGATGTGCTGCAGGCCATCGCCGCGATCGAGGAAGCCCGGGCCAGCGTCTCGGGCGCGGGCGCGGCGGATCTGCCGCAGGTCTCGGGCACGCTGAAGGACACGCGCGGCAACACCTCCGGCACCGGCATCGCCGAGTCGCGCTCGGGGGCGCTTGCGGTGGGCTGGACGGCGGATCTGTTCGGGGCGAACCGGGCCAATCGTGCCGCGGCCTCGGCGCGGCTGGATGCGGCCTATGCCTCGGCCGATGTGGCGCGGCTGGTGATGGAGGGCGCCATCGCCCAGGCCTATGCAGAGCTGCGCTATCAGCAGGCCTCGATCGCGCTGACGCGCAAATCCCTGGAAAGCCGTCGCAAAAGTCTGGAACTGACGCGGGCGCAGGTGGAAAGCGGCACGGCGGGGCGGCTTGAACTGCTGCAGGCGGAACAGCTGGTGGCCGAGGGCGAGGCGCAGCTGCCGGGCTACGAGACCGCTTTCGATCAGGCGCTGGTGACGCTTGCGACGCTGACCGCACAGCCGGTCTCGGCGCTGCGCCCGCAGCTGAGCCGGGGGGCGGGCCAGCCGCGGCCGCGTTTCAAGGCCAGCGTCGGCGTGCCCGCCGATGTGCTGCGCACCCGGCCCGACGTGCGTCTGGCCGAGCGCAACTATGCCGCCGCGGTCTATGATATCGGCGTCGCCAAGGCGGCCTTCTACCCTTCGGTCACGCTCTCGGGCTCGGTCACGCCGACGCATGTGCGCGACGCCAACACCATTCGCTATTGGGCGGTCGGCCCCTCGCTCAATCTGCCGATCTTCACCGGCGGCGCCAATCAGGCGAACCTGCGCGGCGCCGAGGCGCGGGCGGTGCAGGCGAAACTGGCCTGGGAAAAGGCCGTGCTGACCGCGATCGACGAGGTCGAAAGCGCGCTGGCCGCCTATAACCGCGATGGCCGCAACATCGCCGCGCAGACGCATCTGGTCGCGACCAGCGCCGAAACGCTGGAGCTTTCGCGCACCAATTATTCCTTGGGCGAGGGCGATTTCATGACTGTCCTCGATGCCGAACGCAGCTATCTTTCGGCGCAGCAAAGCGCTGCCGCCGCCGAATGGAGCCGCGCCGCCGACTTCATCACCCTCAGCATCGCCGCCGCGGGCGGCCTGCGTTGA